In a genomic window of Asticcacaulis sp.:
- the lpxA gene encoding acyl-ACP--UDP-N-acetylglucosamine O-acyltransferase, translating into MTVTIHPTAIIHDGAQLGVDVQIGPYCIVGPQVKIGDRTVLKSHVVIDGVTEIGIDGTIHPFACLGGAPQHLAHKGEPTKLTVGDRVLVREHVIMHTGTEKGGGITVAGNDCMFMAGSGIAHDCILGNNVIMANQASIGGHVQVGDFVFLGGSCAVHQFARLGRYSFIGGGAIVTKDVIPYGSVWGNHARLEGLNLVGLKRRGFSRELILALRTAYRMMFAEEGTFQERLDDVLENFSDIDQVVEIVRFIREDSTRPICLPSDH; encoded by the coding sequence ATGACTGTAACGATACATCCGACCGCGATCATCCATGACGGCGCGCAGCTCGGCGTTGACGTCCAGATCGGGCCCTACTGCATAGTCGGGCCGCAGGTTAAGATCGGGGACCGGACCGTATTGAAATCGCATGTCGTCATCGACGGCGTGACCGAGATCGGCATTGACGGTACAATCCATCCGTTTGCCTGCCTGGGCGGCGCGCCGCAGCATCTGGCGCACAAGGGCGAACCGACGAAACTGACTGTTGGCGACCGGGTTCTGGTGCGTGAGCATGTCATCATGCACACCGGCACGGAAAAGGGCGGCGGCATAACCGTGGCCGGCAATGACTGCATGTTCATGGCCGGATCAGGGATCGCGCATGACTGCATCCTCGGCAATAATGTCATCATGGCCAATCAGGCGTCGATCGGCGGCCATGTGCAGGTTGGGGATTTCGTGTTTCTCGGTGGCTCTTGCGCGGTGCATCAGTTTGCGCGCCTGGGGCGTTACAGCTTTATCGGTGGCGGCGCGATCGTCACCAAGGACGTTATTCCCTATGGCTCGGTCTGGGGCAATCATGCGCGGCTTGAGGGGCTGAATCTGGTGGGTCTGAAGCGCCGTGGGTTCTCGCGTGAGCTTATACTGGCGCTGCGGACGGCTTACCGGATGATGTTTGCCGAAGAGGGCACCTTCCAGGAACGCCTCGACGACGTGCTGGAGAACTTCTCCGATATCGACCAGGTGGTGGAGATCGTTCGGTTTATTCGTGAAGATTCAACGCGGCCGATCTGTTTGCCGTCGGATCATTGA
- the fabZ gene encoding 3-hydroxyacyl-ACP dehydratase FabZ produces MSTTADDAPEATDTQASVDYAEILKRIPHRYPFLLIDRGEDWVKNKSMVGIKNVTFNEPFFNGHFPENPVMPGVLLIEAMGQTGAVLMSKSLDADVEGKTIFFMSVDGVKFRSPVRPGDVVRMPVEVVRHRGDIFKFRGEAYVNDKIICEAEFAAMVVESPK; encoded by the coding sequence ATGAGCACGACTGCTGATGATGCGCCGGAGGCAACTGACACTCAGGCCAGCGTGGACTACGCCGAAATCCTCAAGCGCATTCCGCATCGCTATCCCTTCCTGCTGATTGATCGCGGCGAAGACTGGGTGAAGAACAAGTCGATGGTCGGCATCAAGAATGTCACCTTCAACGAACCGTTCTTCAATGGCCATTTCCCGGAAAATCCGGTCATGCCCGGCGTGTTGCTGATTGAGGCTATGGGCCAGACCGGCGCCGTGCTGATGTCGAAATCTTTGGACGCAGATGTTGAAGGCAAGACCATCTTCTTTATGTCGGTGGATGGTGTAAAGTTCCGCAGTCCGGTCCGTCCGGGCGACGTGGTGCGTATGCCGGTGGAAGTCGTGCGCCATCGCGGCGATATCTTCAAATTCCGCGGCGAGGCTTATGTGAACGACAAGATTATCTGCGAAGCCGAGTTCGCCGCCATGGTGGTTGAGAGCCCGAAATGA
- the lpxD gene encoding UDP-3-O-(3-hydroxymyristoyl)glucosamine N-acyltransferase, translating to MPDPRFFDIGSKIDLDQVVALTSSRLIVPEKKGSGFVTACAPLSFGGSGHAAFFSDRRYLTNLHRTGAEFVFVTEDFVDQVPAASVATATASPQAAWARVATQLYRTRRHEGTEAIHPSVKMEAGVTIGIGVVIGQDVEIGAGTRIEAYAVIGPGCRIGRDCRIGAHSTIYCALLGDRVQVLSGGHIGEAGFGVSGDAKGLVDVPQLGRAILQDDVSVGSGTCIDRGAYDDTVIGEATKIDNMVQVGHNCQIGRNCILAAHTGISGSVTVGDGAMFGGRAGVIDHIDIGAGAKIAAGACVFKDVPAATMVSGFPARPSRQFLREMVWLEKNAMTKDKG from the coding sequence ATGCCTGATCCGCGTTTTTTTGATATCGGTTCAAAAATAGACCTGGATCAGGTGGTGGCGTTGACCTCCAGCCGGCTGATTGTGCCGGAAAAGAAGGGGAGCGGGTTCGTTACGGCCTGCGCCCCTTTGTCGTTTGGAGGGAGCGGTCATGCGGCCTTTTTCAGTGACCGCCGCTATCTGACGAACCTGCACCGGACCGGGGCGGAATTCGTTTTCGTGACGGAGGATTTCGTCGATCAGGTGCCGGCGGCCAGCGTGGCCACGGCAACGGCCAGTCCGCAGGCCGCCTGGGCCCGTGTGGCGACGCAGCTTTACCGGACGCGGCGGCACGAGGGCACTGAGGCCATCCATCCAAGCGTCAAGATGGAGGCGGGCGTCACGATCGGTATCGGCGTGGTGATCGGCCAGGATGTCGAGATCGGGGCGGGTACGCGGATCGAAGCCTATGCGGTGATCGGTCCCGGCTGCCGCATCGGACGTGATTGCCGCATCGGCGCGCACAGCACGATTTACTGCGCTCTGCTGGGCGACCGGGTCCAGGTGCTTTCGGGCGGCCATATCGGCGAGGCCGGCTTTGGCGTCAGCGGGGATGCCAAGGGCCTGGTTGATGTGCCGCAACTGGGGCGGGCTATCCTGCAGGACGATGTCAGCGTCGGTTCCGGCACCTGCATTGACCGCGGCGCCTATGACGATACGGTCATCGGCGAGGCGACGAAGATCGACAACATGGTTCAGGTCGGTCACAACTGCCAGATCGGACGCAACTGCATCCTGGCGGCGCATACCGGCATTTCAGGATCGGTGACAGTTGGTGACGGTGCCATGTTCGGCGGACGTGCCGGCGTGATAGACCATATCGACATAGGCGCGGGCGCGAAGATCGCCGCCGGCGCCTGTGTATTCAAGGATGTACCGGCCGCCACCATGGTATCCGGATTTCCGGCCCGGCCGTCGCGGCAGTTCCTGCGCGAAATGGTCTGGCTGGAGAAAAACGCAATGACGAAGGACAAGGGGTAA
- a CDS encoding OmpH family outer membrane protein produces the protein MKKTSLFLIASAAVLMAGAGQAMAQAAAPAAAPAAPTPPTFGAAVPGQCVLDEQTAMSTSNMGKSASDRLVQLKGQVDAELGAEGKAIEDEYKALAASQKTSAATPAGKTAWEGKAQAWEEKRQKFQAKVQQRNQEMQYTQQEVMQAIFQKMIPQINAVVTAKSCATVLSADSLLHYDMTANTNGSPTQTSFLYANPAMNITTDVVAKMNASGETLPAFDRVKLDQPAAGAAPAK, from the coding sequence ATGAAAAAAACATCGCTCTTCCTTATCGCCTCCGCCGCCGTTCTCATGGCTGGCGCTGGCCAAGCCATGGCGCAAGCTGCAGCTCCGGCCGCAGCCCCCGCTGCTCCGACGCCGCCGACCTTCGGCGCCGCCGTTCCTGGCCAGTGCGTGCTGGACGAACAGACCGCCATGTCGACCTCGAACATGGGCAAGTCAGCCTCGGACCGTCTCGTGCAACTGAAGGGCCAGGTCGATGCCGAACTCGGCGCCGAGGGCAAGGCCATTGAGGACGAATACAAGGCCCTGGCCGCTTCACAAAAGACCAGCGCCGCCACCCCGGCCGGCAAGACCGCCTGGGAAGGTAAGGCTCAGGCCTGGGAAGAGAAGCGCCAGAAGTTCCAGGCCAAGGTTCAGCAGCGTAACCAGGAAATGCAGTATACCCAGCAGGAAGTGATGCAGGCCATCTTCCAGAAGATGATCCCGCAAATCAACGCTGTGGTCACCGCCAAGAGCTGCGCCACGGTTCTCTCGGCCGACTCCCTGTTGCATTATGACATGACTGCGAATACGAATGGTTCGCCGACTCAAACCAGCTTCCTCTATGCCAACCCCGCGATGAACATCACCACGGACGTTGTTGCCAAGATGAATGCCTCGGGCGAGACCCTGCCGGCTTTCGATCGCGTCAAGCTTGACCAGCCGGCGGCGGGAGCAGCGCCCGCGAAGTAA